One Littorina saxatilis isolate snail1 linkage group LG1, US_GU_Lsax_2.0, whole genome shotgun sequence genomic window carries:
- the LOC138966761 gene encoding uncharacterized protein, giving the protein MAPGKLAEIVIVVSGTHWQCVTCKLLSKRTVSLDQHLKLKHPYIPPLPPQVPVNAQRTLSDGEEYEEVQQTKSRGHRESKQDKTVSQVSQWLKQPDFDDSSDEVDDVVDNDDDSDFVPSESERKPTKASLRVSRKAFRKQAKKDIKRVRVQLPKKDEPVTEPDPVTETEAEPDAASEFEPPTEPEQTEPEDEEDEFQPKFKSGRGRRSTGGAVSLLKPRSRRGRRRSSDVASAETQVPRKRGRPPKPKPDVVEELPPKRPYRKKVPDPSELLLKLRNVGRKPNTRKKVATGERGGLKDRFIKFVSKGNPAVNVSEQGERVQVDDDDSNMVAEGQGEQNGSGLNISQDSMSSVDAATSATAQQGDDKQSREKVRCRTCLCLFSSDKLLKKHLNKVSGEDVLQCVVCEMSFHGLLDLNLHVFCDHEYEKQPFCFMCKEDFKSMEKLEKHLNKEHKGEPDHKLTETRFHDCRLCQMELNIDFQLIKNHYYRRHKAYVCPECYGKDVDLLFYTDTHLYAEHKQMHAKSPSECSICSQLFPTAREMKNHMWAHATDTTEDGTGGKCSKCDKWLPNSGAMLMHEKEHKNEAIRKNYALEASIGFPCMKCEHIFSSKSNLKKHACKADPNRTYYFHCEYCAHGCNTKEQLRDHIALHHLGIKRYGCDYCDQRFVCAPTLRRHVRRVHTKEKPYECHICKERFFERNLMLRHVSKHTGIASFMCEFCGKGFHTKFDLKKHVENHTETREFVCPNCGLDYKRSYHLKRHLEKGCKKRFFRDADDGNIPSVVSEAPLAVREDADEMVFMDIDDDDTGLGHEDESDDSDNYNDESSGPEYVDDGDDEMI; this is encoded by the coding sequence ATGGCACCAGGGAAGCTGGCAGAGATTGTGATTGTGGTGAGTGGAACTCACTGGCAATGTGTGACCTGCAAACTGCTCAGCAAGCGCACAGTGAGCCTAGATCAGCATTTGAAACTGAAACATCCATACATACCTCCCCTTCCTCCACAGGTCCCTGTCAACGCTCAAAGAACACTGAGCGATGGGGAGGAGTATGAGGAAGTACAGCAAACTAAGAGCAGAGGTCATCGTGAATCAAAACAAGATAAAACAGTTTCCCAGGTAAGCCAGTGGCTTAAGCAGCCTGATTTTGATGACAGCAGCGATGAAGTAGATGATGTTGTAGACAATGATGACGACAGTGATTTTGTACCATCAGAGTCAGAGAGGAAACCTACAAAAGCTTCATTAAGAGTGAGCAGGAAAGCGTTTAGGAAGCAGGCTAAAAAAGACATCAAGCGTGTGAGAGTTCAACTCCCGAAGAAAGATGAACCGGTCACAGAGCCAGATCCTGTGACTGAAACAGAAGCCGAACCAGATGCAGCCTCAGAGTTTGAACCACCAACAGAACCAGAGCAGACAGAACCggaagatgaagaagatgaaTTCCAACCCAAGTTCAAGAGTGGGCGAGGAAGGCGCTCCACTGGAGGTGCCGTGAGTCTTCTCAAGCCAAGGTCAAGGCGAGGAAGAAGGCGATCGTCAGATGTAGCATCAGCAGAAACTCAGGTCCCACGGAAGAGAGGAAGACCTCCAAAGCCTAAACCAGATGTTGTTGAGGAGCTGCCACCCAAAAGACCGTATAGAAAGAAGGTTCCAGATCCCAGTGAGCTCCTGCTGAAGCTGCGGAACGTTGGCAGAAAACCCAACACCAGAAAGAAGGTTGCTACCGGTGAGAGGGGTGGTTTGAAAGACAGGTTCATCAAGTTTGTCAGCAAGGGAAACCCCGCAGTGAATGTGTCAGAACAAGGTGAGAGAGTCCaggttgatgatgatgactccAACATGGTAGCAGAAGGTCAAGGGGAACAGAACGGAAGTGGTCTGAATATCAGTCAGGACAGCATGTCATCTGTAGATGCAGCTACTTCAGCCACAGCACAGCAGGGTGATGACAAACAGTCCAGGGAGAAAGTTCGCTGCAGAacttgtctgtgtttgttcagTTCTGACAAGCTCCTCAAGAAACATCTCAATAAAGTGTCTGGGGAAGATGTCCTCCAGTGTGTCGTGTGTGAGATGAGCTTCCATGGCCTTCTGGACCTCAACCTGCATGTGTTTTGTGACCACGAGTACGAAAAGCAGCCTTTCTGCTTTATGTGCAAGGAAGACTTCAAGAGCATGGAGAAGCTGGAGAAGCACTTGAACAAAGAACACAAGGGAGAGCCTGACCACAAACTGACAGAAACCAGGTTCCATGACTGCCGGCTTTGCCAGATGGAGCTGAACATCGACTTCCAGCTGATCAAGAACCACTACTACCGCAGACACAAGGCGTACGTGTGTCCTGAATGCTACGGCAAGGATGTTGACCTGTTGTTCTACACTGACACCCACCTTTATGCAGAACACAAACAGATGCACGCTAAGTCCCCCTCTGAGTGCTCCATCTGCAGTCAGCTGTTCCCAACAGCCAGGGAGATGAAGAACCACATGTGGGCGCATGCCACCGACACCACAGAAGACGGCACTGGCGGAAAGTGTAGCAAGTGTGACAAGTGGTTGCCAAACTCTGGAGCCATGCTCATGCATGAGAAGGAGCACAAAAACGAAGCCATCAGAAAGAACTATGCCCTGGAGGCCAGTATCGGCTTTCCTTGTATGAAGTGTGAGCACATCTTCAGCAGTAAGAGTAACCTGAAGAAACATGCATGCAAGGCTGACCCGAACCGCACTTACTATTTCCACTGTGAGTACTGCGCTCATGGCTGCAACACCAAGGAACAACTCCGTGACCACATCGCCCTGCATCACCTTGGTATCAAACGCTATGGCTGCGACTACTGTGACCAGCGTTTTGTCTGTGCCCCGACCTTAAGGCGACATGTTCGACGAGTTCACACGAAAGAGAAACCCTACGAATGCCACATATGCAAGGAGCGGTTCTTTGAGCGTAATCTGATGCTCCGCCATGTCTCCAAACACACTGGTATCGCTAGTTTCATGTGTGAGTTTTGTGGCAAAGGTTTTCATACCAAATTTGACCTCAAGAAGCATGTTGAAAATCACACAGAGACTCGCGAATTTGTTTGCCCCAACTGTGGCCTTGACTACAAACGAAGCTACCATCTCAAGCGCCACTTGGAGAAAGGTTGCAAGAAGCGTTTTTTCCGTGACGCAGATGATGGAAATATTCCGTCAGTTGTGTCTGAGGCGCCACTGGCTGTCAGGGAAGATGCAGATGAAATGGTTTTCATGGATATTGATGACGATGACACTGGCTTAGGCCATGAAGACGAAAGTGATGATTCCGATAATTACAACGATGAGAGCTCAGGGCCAGAGTATGTTGATGATGGGGATGATGAAATGATCTGA